The following proteins come from a genomic window of Pseudomonas putida:
- a CDS encoding sugar kinase produces the protein MHEHDVLCFGETMAMFVAEQAGDLAGVGQFGKRIAGADSNVAIGLARLGLKVRWLSRVGDDSLGRFVLESLRGEGLDCAGVEVDANYPTGFQLKARSDDGSDPAVEYFRRGSAASRLSPAMLSPVWLQARHVHATGIPLALSDSCRALSHALLDGMRAAGRSISFDPNLRPSLWPDQSSMVREINALAAKADWVLPGLEEGRLLTGQHTPADIAAFYLDQGVELVVIKLGDAGAYFRSAKGEGQVAPVPVSRVVDTVGAGDAFAVGVLSALLEGRPVAEAVARGNWCGSRAVQSRGDMEGLPLRHELEAYDLRRSA, from the coding sequence ATGCATGAACATGACGTGCTGTGTTTCGGCGAGACCATGGCCATGTTCGTTGCCGAGCAAGCCGGTGACCTGGCCGGTGTCGGGCAGTTCGGCAAACGCATCGCCGGCGCCGACAGCAACGTGGCGATCGGCCTGGCGCGGCTGGGTCTCAAGGTACGCTGGCTGAGCCGGGTTGGTGACGATTCGCTGGGCCGTTTCGTGCTCGAGAGCTTGCGCGGCGAAGGCCTGGACTGTGCCGGCGTTGAGGTGGATGCCAACTACCCGACGGGTTTTCAGCTCAAGGCCCGCAGCGATGATGGCAGCGACCCGGCAGTGGAGTACTTTCGCCGAGGTTCGGCGGCCAGCAGGCTGTCTCCTGCGATGTTGAGCCCCGTTTGGCTGCAGGCTCGCCACGTACACGCTACCGGTATTCCGCTGGCGTTGTCGGACAGCTGTCGGGCGCTGTCTCACGCGCTGCTGGACGGGATGCGCGCAGCCGGGCGGAGCATATCGTTCGATCCCAACCTGCGTCCCTCGCTGTGGCCCGATCAAAGCAGCATGGTGCGTGAAATCAATGCCTTGGCGGCGAAGGCCGACTGGGTTTTACCGGGGCTGGAGGAGGGGCGGTTGCTGACCGGTCAGCACACCCCGGCCGATATCGCCGCGTTCTACCTGGACCAAGGGGTGGAACTGGTGGTGATCAAGCTGGGCGACGCGGGCGCCTACTTCCGCAGCGCCAAGGGCGAAGGGCAGGTAGCCCCGGTGCCAGTCAGCCGCGTGGTGGACACCGTCGGTGCAGGTGATGCGTTTGCCGTCGGTGTGCTCAGCGCGCTACTGGAGGGCCGTCCGGTAGCCGAGGCGGTAGCGCGCGGCAACTGGTGCGGCAGCCGTGCCGTGCAGTCACGAGGCGACATGGAAGGGCTGCCGCTGCGTCATGAACTGGAGGCCTATGACCTGCGCAGAAGCGCATGA